A window from Toxoplasma gondii ME49 chromosome IX, whole genome shotgun sequence encodes these proteins:
- a CDS encoding folate-binding protein YgfZ protein (encoded by transcript TGME49_267560) codes for MRVEHVKKPWSVGAVSEEKAGTVFLQTCFERASAGFLRPLFVLLFRRSFWRSTRCGKADRAAETSFTRHVNRTRFSSCQTSTLLCDLSSEKSSFLQNPRWDLLASSSVPASAVGLFLHAFSSDFSATHTDTRECCDWCVFAVFSSLRAFVSPFASVRPVRCVQCRRWCRETARRGALPQELDAAAVDRRPKSAYAKPGVALRCPDSCQAPSAFARKVRKSRTGGSGKQRGRREERERTGETEKPSERRKKTPVETRRSLALFFPSPLCRSRLASSFLPEVDSHLLLSSCVRLSPLPIAAPASSLYAQMASPVSLLLRGGGMSSTARNSAGDFCWTRCPLPRLCRLFSSVAARGKQPFFRLVAVPKRRFLRVEGPDAASFLQGLVTQDLRYLESPHPSSPSEFARLFSKRPVFSSSSSSPSSSSSSSSSSSSSSSSSSSFSPSSSSSSSSSFSPSSSSSSSSSFSPSSSSSSSCSSVSPLLCSPSFTGARAAPFALLNTHGRVLLDGHVVRLPRKGREFVETGKEEPNADDGSAFLLDVDEGVESRLASFLQRRRLSSRVEVKGVTLKALQLLPPSCLSFSPLSPFSVSSLLTGAKRAASAHERDLLAAEAFDDGVSFTGAWRDYYPPGYEGPCFSPTARLPAGREVEHEDRAHSLLLGMHASELAQRLTSNQSYDLWNVSGGCRDGWLLATSRTHAELGATTDREEERGDFQRSRERFEGDPERQRRPARERIGHVKRGEGTEFLAGLEEDSGADSRGRERRTAGGLVTVDGRSARMGFRLYVHQDHGDAELFADGPDGGKADAKTSAEPTVFFLDRRGPAAAEDSGETDRSSADSSVGSHLFCQRASAPSSLLASPALSPPQLYDLRRRALGIPEGPAEVGIQRHLLPHLNLDWQVYIHPRVNKGCFLGQEVVTRALLQLSNRRRVASFVVLGRAEEAFFIPSLGGERSSSVDSPSFEATPIPPIRDRGDLVVSRPVPESPNFSQLPVPASRRLPTAAELETDALDSPSLGASQPHSLPPRHRLPSKCQHDTPSFTHLFPPWCEHFRPSRHFPLPHCSSASPSSAASPSSSSSPSSSSSPSSSSSVSSGNADKGHLSLRAPASSEAAGDAPELATAASRGGRKGREESEVFRGVLSGPLPPGELEYWTRLLCRAEEAAVRRLELATESPEDFGDAPGVPVHAAEGRGENTPDPPEKTKEKERENEKTEASEKKEKDGEAETGETAEKPRKIYIYIPEWGGATPRVSESEEQRGKSNRQKTQASGWKEIGEVVVEPERGERGTPLGVGLCMLRAKAGEPPLKSYEEYLSCLGRLMGSPCPAVLSRKPPSALPPPPLLCKFPAAGHAHATSHECDADPQRAGRKVSAEKAEELSFSTEADRAFFAHSFQRHVEEAEKVGDVEWCVLGPALYAVDGWFSQRQTSPKVVSS; via the exons atgcgtgttgAGCATGTGAAAAAACCTTGGTCTGTTGGCGCGgtctctgaagagaaagCCGGCACAGTCTTCTTGCAGACTTGCTTTGAAAGAGCATCGGCAGGTTTCCTCCGGcctcttttcgttcttctctttcgccgcTCTTTCTGGAGATCGACGCGCTGTGGCAAAGCGGATAGAGCAGCCGAGACTTCTTTCACAAGACATGTGAACAGAACGCGGTTTTCCTCTTGCCAGACATCCACTCTTCTTTGCGATTTGAGTTCCGAGAAGTCCAGTTTCCTCCAAAATCCCCGCTGGgaccttctcgcttcttcttcggttcCAGCGAGCGCTGTTGGgctgtttctgcatgcgttttcgaGCGACTTCTCCGcgacgcacacagacacacgagagTGCTGCGACTGGTGTGTCTTCgcagttttttcttcacttcgcgccttcgtttctccgttcGCCTCTGTCCGCCCTGTCCGTTGTGTGCAATGCCGCAGATGGTGCCGAGAAACTGCCCGACGTGGAGCTCTGCCGCAAGAACTTGACGCCGCAGCGGTGGATCGGCGACCAAAAAGCGCGTACGCGAAGCCGGGCGTCGCTCTCAGGTGTCCCGACAGCTGCCAGGCGCCATCCGCATTTGCAAGGAAAGTGCGAAAAAGTCGAACTGGTGGAtctggaaagcagagaggaagacgagaggagagggaaagaacaggagagacagagaagccaaGTGAACGACGCAAGAAGACTCCCGTGGAAACTCGGAGgtctctcgcgcttttctttccttctcctctctgtcgttcgcgTCTCGCATCTTCTTTCCTGCCAGAGGTGGACAGCcatctcctcctctcttcctgtgtgcgtctttctcccttgcCCATTGCCGCTCCTGCCTCCTCGCTGTACGCGCAGATGGCGTCTcccgtgtctctgcttctgcgggGCGGCGGAATGTCCTCCACTGCTCGCAACTCTGCTGGAGACTTTTGCTGGACGAGGTGCCCTCTGCCGCGACTCTGtcggctcttctcctctgtcgcggCTCGCGGGAAGCAgcctttctttcgtctcgtcGCCGTCCCCAAGCGCCGCTTCCTCCGCGTGGAAGGCCCAGACGCCGCCTC TTTTCTGCAGGGACTCGTGACACAAGACCTTCGCTACCTTGAGTCGCCCcacccttcttccccttccgagttcgctcgtctcttctcgaaacggcctgtcttctcctcgtcgtcttcgtctccctcttcctcgtcttcctcttcttcctcgtcctcttcttcttcctcgtcctcctcttctttctctccctcttcttcttcctcgtcctcctcttctttctctccctcttcttcttcctcgtcctcctcttctttctctccctcttcttcttcctcgtcctcctgttcttctgtttctccgctgttgTGTTCCCCAAGTTTTACGGGAGCTCGCGCAGCGCCTTTTGCTCTGCTGAACACACACGGCCGCGTTCTTTTGGATGGACATGTCGTTCGCTTGCCGCGGAAGGGGAGGGAGTTCGTGGAGACTGGAAAAGAGGAGCCGAACGCAGATGACGGCTCCGCATTTCTCCTCGATGTCGACGAAGGCGTCGAAAGTcgcctcgcttccttccttcaG CGTCGCCGCCTGTCTTCGCGCGTGGAAGTGAAAGGAGTGACTCTGAAAGCGTTGCAGCTTCTGCCGCCttcatgtctctctttctcgcctctgtcgccgttctctgtctcctcgcttctgacaggagcgaagagagcagcTTCGGCGCACGAGAGAGACCTGCTCGCAGCAGAGGCCTTCGACGACGGCGTCAGCTTCACTGGCGCGTGGCGCGACTACTACCCTCCGGGGTACGAGGgtccttgcttctctccaacTGCTCGACTGCCGGCTGGGCGCGAGGTCGAGCACGAGGATAGAGCgcattcgcttcttctcgggATGCATGCGAGCGAGCTCGCGCAACGCCTGACCTCGAACCAGTCTTACGACCTCTGGAACGTCTCTGGGGGCTGCCGCGATGGCTGGCTGCTCGCGACTTCGAGGACGCACGCCGAACTGGGGGCAACAACAGACCGCGAGGAGGAGCGCGGCGACTTccagagaagccgagagagatTCGAAGGCGacccagagagacagaggcgacccGCTCGTGAAAGGATAGGACATGTTAAACGTGGAGAGGGAACAGAGTTTCTCGCCGGTCTTGAGGAAGACAGCGGGGCAGACTCGCGAGGTAGGGAGCGACGAACAGCAGGCGGCCTCGTGACCGTCGATGGCAGGTCTGCCCGCATGGGGTTTcggctgtatgtacaccagGATCACGGGGACGCGGAGCTGTTCGCAGACGGCCCAGACGGCGGAAAGGCGGATGCGAAGACCTCAGCAGAGCCAACAGTGTTTTTCCTGGACCGGCGTGGCCCGGCGGCAGCCGAGGACTCAGGGGAAACAGATAGGAGCTCTGCAGACTCCTCAGTCGGCTCTCATTTGTTCTGCCAACGCGCAtcggcgccttcttctctccttgcgtcgcccgctctctctccgccgcaACTGTACGACCTGCGCCGGCGCGCTCTCGGCATCCCCGAAGGTCCCGCGGAAGTGGGGATCCAGAGGCACCTCCTCCCGCACTTGAACCTGGACTggcaggtgtacatacacccgaggGTCAACAAGGGGTGTTTCCTCGGCCAGGAAGTGGTTACGCGCGCACTGCTGCAGCTCTCGAATCGCCGGCGCGTGGCGAGTTTCGTTGTCCTCGGTCGCGCAGAGGAGGCGTTCTTCATCCCCTCTCTCGGAGGCGAgaggtcttcttctgtggacTCACCTTCTTTTGAAGCCACTCCAATTCCTCCAATTCGAGACCGCGGTGACCTGGTGGTATCTCGACCGGTCCCGGAGTCGCCGAACTTTTCTCAGTTGCCTGTGCCGGCGAGTCGCCGACTTCCGACTGCTGCTGAACTCGAGACAGATGCATTGGATTCTCCGTCTCTGGGCGCTTCTCAACCCCACTCTTTACCTCCCCGCCACCGCCTGCCAAGCAAATGCCAACATGACACACCCTCATTCACGCATCTCTTCCCTCCCTGGTGTGAGCACTTCCGACCTTCTCGCCACTTTCCTCTTCCGCActgctcttctgcttcgccttcttcggctgcttcgccttcttcgtcttcttcgccttcttcgtcttcttcgccttcttcgtcttcttccgtctccagTGGGAACGCGGACAAGGGccatctttctctgcgcgcgcctgcgtcgtctgAGGCCGCTGGCGACGCACCCGAGCTCGCCACGGCAGCGAGCCGTGGAGGACgcaaggggagagaggaaagcgaagtcTTTCGTGGTGTTCTTTCAGGACCTTTGCCGCCTGGAGAACTCGAGTACTGGACGCGTTTGCTGTGTCGAGCTGAAGAGGCTGCCGTCAGGCGCCTAGAGCTTGCAACCGAGAGTCCAGAAGACTTCGGAGACGCTCCAGGAGTccccgtgcatgcagcagagggCCGGGGCGAAAACACACCCGATCCTcccgagaagacgaaggaaaaggagagggagaatgagaagacggaggcgagtgagaagaaggagaaggacggagaagcagagactgGCGAAACcgcggagaagccgagaaaaatCTACATTTACATCCCAGAGTGGGGAGGAGCGACCCCGCGTGTGTCTGAGAgtgaggagcagagaggaaagtcaaaccgacagaaaacgcaagcGTCAGGGTGGAAGGAAATCGGCGAAGTCGTGGTGGAaccggagagaggcgaacgagGTACACCTCTCGGTGTGGggctctgcatgctgcgAGCGAAGGCAGGCGAGCCTCCTTTGAAAAGCTACGAG GAGTACCTCTCCTGTCTGGGTCGATTGATGGGGTCGCCCTGTCCGGCTGTGCTCTCGCGGAAGCCGCCGTCTGCGttgccgccgccgccgctgctgTGCAAGTTCCCCGCCGCGGGCCATGCGCATGCAACTTCGCATGAATGCGACGCAGATCCTCAACGAGCTGGACGAAAggtttctgcagagaaggcagaggagctctctttttcgacgGAGGCTGACAGAGCCTTCTTCGCGCACAGCTTCCAGAGACACgtagaagaagcagagaaagttGGAGATGTCGAATGGTGTGTACTCGGACCTGCGTTGTACGCTGTCGACGGGTGGTTCAGTCAACGGCAAACCTCGCCTAAAGTCGTCAGTTCATGA
- the LRR1 gene encoding leucine-rich repeat protein LRR1 (encoded by transcript TGME49_267550~Product name based on PMID:17660360.) — MPDDTRTAGPPASGGAPQESRQDPPVSPGESESEGETGSPVTYLRLGVDLELDPTSDAITYQTSRIHKIENLQICPHLKRLALNANDIEKIENLESTPELEELELYQNRVRKIEGLSTLSHLRVLDLSFNKVRKIENLETAVKLVKLYLSSNKIQVIEGLETLTRLELLELGSNRIREIQGIATLTELKELWLGKNKITEMKLPPLLNLQRLSIQSNRLTRWNDSLFSSCPSLEELYLSHNRLTGAIPEAIGKLKKLKILDLGANAVDDMRAVAQLPELEELWINDNHISSLEAVKALKSMDSLRTLYLEGNPIHANLGPSYRQNIVQIFPKLQQLDALLVSETVNIIQRPLSGKVGATKQKSIMKHNA, encoded by the exons ATGCCGGACGACACGAGGACAGCAGGACCCCCAGCCAGCGGCGGTGCTCCCCAGG agagcagacaggACCCCCCTGTGAGTCCAGGCGAAtcggagagcgaaggagaaacgggCAGCCCTGTGACGTACCTTCGACTCGGCGTTGACCTCGAACTCGATCCGACAAGCGATGCGATCACGTACCAAACCTCCCGCATTCACAAAATCGAAAATCTCCAAATCTGTCCTCACCTCAAG AGACTCGCACTGAACGCGAACGACATTGAAAAAATCGAAAACTTGGAGTCGACGCCGGAGCTGGAAGAACTTGAACTCTACCAAAATAGAGTTCGCAAGATCGAGGGCCTCTCCACCCTCTCTCATCTCAG AGTTCTCGATTTGTCTTTCAACAAAGTCCGAAAAATTGAGAATTTGGAGACGGCGGTCAAACTCGTGAAACTTTATCTCTCTAGCAACAAGATTCAAGTG ATCGAAGGCCTGGAGACACTCACGAGGTTGGAACTCCTCGAACTCGGCAGCAACAGAATTCGAGAAATCCAAGGAATCGCGACGCTCACGGAGCTCAAAGAACTGTGGCTCGGAAAAAATAAAATCACTGAAATG aagtTGCCTCCACTTCTCAACCTGCAGCGTCTGAGCATCCAGTCCAATCGCTTGACGCGCTGGAAcgattctctcttttcttcttgtcccAGTTTGGAGGAACTTTATCTCTCTCACAACCGTCTCACAGGTGCTATCCCGGAGGCCATTGGAAAACTG aaAAAACTCAAGATCCTCGATCTTGGCGCCAACGCCGTGGACGACATGCGTGCAGTCGCCCAGCTGCCCGAGCTGGAGGAACTCTGG ATCAACGACAACCACATATCGAGTTTGGAGGCTGTCAAGGCACTGAAGTCGATGGATTCTCTGCGAACGCTGTACCTCGAAGGCAACCCGATTCACGCAAATCTAGGTCCCAGCTACCGCCAAAACATCGTGCAGATTTTCCCCA AGTTGCAGCAGTTGGACGCTCTCCTCGTAAGCGAGACCGTCAACATCATTCAGCGTCCTCTCTCCGGCAAGG TCGGAGCAACAAAGCAGAAGTCCATTATGAAGCACAACGCTTAG
- a CDS encoding AGC kinase (encoded by transcript TGME49_267540) translates to MLPRGGRGVSSRWEQAGTPRGESAVFCRARADEHPPDTLYDAQCGYAEAPGYRVNPCCREMYASPRDTSENSLFSVAPVELNDQAREDLASEQALLLQMIRSQGNETYSVPDSHSPYLPLRTSGPAGVPDQRIACGGSREEPPFGSLGAPVSCRDFHFPSSARATNNSSGLPLSPASGALRSPPRLDAASSRGSVPARPPAAGTSRSLLGVERGCAGLVSDAERVEFYFPGRDSEELEKSEAFVSFEETDCERLGLGAPPPREHCGDTRRGDFSPREKREAGEEGSDEASWARTSPSEKWTDSPSMTRRPGGTHAQEAGDRPRGEAPAHPNVSWTRGPESEMRRGVATPETVEPWRRGAPTLRGPLGDHQKAREKRDCRGRPGGSEARPARSGVSWATQGKTERPAFDDEEGPSAESGTGNEQDGEAREDGDLVYLQNMASVATRMALPRNKRLSPEDFQLLRVIGKGSYGKVMLVQFHQDGGVYAMKMLRKEAVVRRNQVEHTRTERDVLAWVSHPFIVQMHYAFQTRKKLYFVLEYCPGGELFFHLSRAGRFKEYAACFYAAEVLLALEHLHKYNVVYRDLKPENVLLDEHGHVRLTDFGLSKEGVEDNCSARSLCGTPEYLAPEILSQQGHGKAVDWWSLGALIYEMLTGLPPFYTGDRERLFENIRSSELQYPSYMSRAAVHLLRGLFQRDPNRRLGGGPGDAEEIKRHPFFGRIDWEALQAKRMRPPFRPRLQSPTDVQYFDNEFVKLPVINSEVQESPIGVAAGEPEATPRAFWPSGAGADPGAEACVQPPDVRAASPSPASSLTPAAPPSLPGAAASEPGAGAANDEACAASGDPRRVPERGTFPAGAGVGCERPQGSPEVSAMWPSGELQKPFAANGARVEEAKTEPLRPGDQYPPGAYGQGVHPNMLAPPPDDESDDSMFEGFTYDERDTSALGEAAAAMSW, encoded by the exons ATGCTGCCTCGCGGCGGACGCGGGGTCTCCTCCCGGTGGGAGCAGGCGGGGAcgccgagaggagagagcgctGTCTTCTGCAGGGCTCGAGCAGACGAGCATCCTCCTGACACCCTCTACGACGCTCAGTGCGGCTACGCTGAGGCGCCGGGGTACCGCGTAAATCCGTGCTGTCGAGAGATGTACGCGTCGCCCCGAGACACCTCAGAAAactccctcttctccgtcgcacCTGTCGAACTGAACGACCAAGCAAGAGAAG ATTTGGCAAGCGAGCaggcgctgcttctccagatGATTCGAAGTCAAGGCAATGAGACGTATTCAGTGCCCGACTCGCACTCCCCGTACCTGCCGCTGAGAACGTCGGGTCCCGCTGGGGTGCCTGATCAGCGAATCGCTTGCGGCGGAAGTCGCGAAGAGCCTCCCTTCGGCTCTCTGGGCGCGCCTGTcagctgcagagacttcCACTTTCCCTCGTCCGCGCGAGCGACGAATAACTCGTCAGGTCTCCCTCTCAGTCCGGCATCTGGGGCTCTTCGCTCGCCTCCGCGACTCgacgcggcttcttcgcggGGCTCTGTGCCCGCGCGCCCACCAGCCGCAGGGACCTCCAGGAGTCTTCTGGGGGTCGAGAGGGGGTGCGCGGGGCTCGTGAGCGACGCGGAGCGGGTGGAGTTCTATTTTCCTGGCCGAGACTCAgaggagctggagaagagcgaagcgttcgtctccttcgaggAAACGGACTGCGAGCGACTCGGTCTGGGCGCACCGCCTCCACGCGAGCactgcggagacacccggCGCGGCGACTTctcgccgagagagaagcgggaggctggagaagaggggtCTGACGAAGCGAGCTGGGCGCGCACGAGCCCTTCTGAAAAGTGGACAGATTCGCCGTCGATGACTCGCCGTCCAGGAGGCACACACGCCCAAGAAGCAGGTGATCGACCGCGTGGAGAAGCGCCCGCGCACCCGAACGTGAGCTGGACCAGAGGCCCCGAGTCGGAGATGCGTCGGGGCGTCGCGACCCCAGAGACAGTCGAGCCGTGGCGCCGCGGGGCACCCACGCTTCGAGGCCCCCTTGGGGATCATcagaaggcgcgagagaagcgggaCTGCCGCGGGCGCCCCGGGGGTTCTGAGGCGCGGCCGGCGCGCAGCGGGGTGTCTTGGGCGACACAagggaagacggagaggccTGCGttcgacgacgaggaaggcccGAGCGCGGAGAGTGGGACGGGGAACGAACAGGACGGCGAGGCTCGCGAAGACGGCGACCTGGTCTATCTGCAGAACATGGCCTCGGTGGCTACGCGCATGGCGCTGCCCAGAAACaagcgcctgtctccggagGACTTCCAGCTGCTGCGTGTCATCGGGAAGGGCTCCTACGGCAAGGTGATGCTCGTGCAGTTCCACCAAGACGGGGGCGTGTATGCGATGAAAATGCTCCGGAAAGAAGCTGTCGTGCGGCGGAACCAAGTCGAGCACACACGCACAGAACGAGACGTCCTCGCCTGGGTCTCCCACCCCTTCATCGTCCAGATGCACTACGCCTTCCAAACTCGAAAGAAATTATACTTCGTCCTTGA GTATTGTCCGGGAGGCGAGTTGTTTTTTCATTTGTCTCGCGCGGGGCGTTTCAAGGAGTATGCGGCATGTTTCTACGCGGCAGAAGTGCTTCTCGCCCTCGAACACCTGCACAAGTACAACGTGGTGTATCGGGATCTGAAGCCGGAGAATGTTCTCCTCGACGAACACGGTCACGTGCGCCTCACCGACTTCGGCTTGTCCAAAGAAGGCGTCGAAGACAACTGCAGCGcccgctctctctgtggcaCACCAGAGTACTTGGCGCCGGAAATCCTCAGCCAGCAGGGTCACGGCAAGGCGGTGGACTGGTGGAGCTTGGGCGCACTCATCTACGAAATGCTCACTGGCTTGCCGCCCTTCTACACTGGCGACCGAGAGCGGCTCTTCGAAAATATTCGAAG TTCGGAGCTGCAGTATCCGTCGTACATGTCCCGCGCGGCCGTCCACTTGCTGAGAGGGCTGTTTCAGCGTGACCCGAACAGACGGCTCGGCGGTGGTCCCGGCGACGCTGAGGAAATCAAG CGCCACCCGTTCTTCGGCCGCATTGACTGGGAGGCCCTGCAAGCGAAGCGCATGCGTCCGCCGTTCCGGCCGCGACTGCAGTCGCCGACCGATGTCCAGTATTTCGACAACGAATTCGTGAAGCTTCCTGTGATCAACTCTGAGGTCCAGGAGTCGCCGATCGGCGTGGCTGCTGGGGAGCCGGAGGCGACGCCCAGGGCATTCTGGCCCAGCGGCGCGGGCGCGGATCCCGGGGCTGAGGCATGCGTACAACCCCCGGACGTCAGAGccgcctcgccgtctcccgcCTCTTCGCTTACGCCAGCCGCTCCGCCTTCTTTGCCGGGCGCCGCTGCCAGCGAGCCTGGCGCGGGTGCCGCGAACGACGAGGCCTGCGCCGCGAGCGGAGACCCGCGCCGGGTCCCGGAGCGCGGGACCTTCCCGGCGGGCGCGGGCGTGGGATGCGAGAGACCCCAGGGATCCCCCGAGGTTTCGGCGATGTGGCCGAGCGGGGAGTTGCAGAAGCCGTTTGCGGCAAACGGGGCGCgcgtggaagaagcgaagacagagcCGCTGAGACCGGGGGACCAGTACCCTCCGGGAGCGTACGGCCAAGGCGTGCACCCCAACATGCTTGCGCCACCCCCAGacgacgagagcgacgatTCGATGTTCGAGGGGTTCACGTACGACGAACGCGACACCAG cGCCCTgggagaagctgcagcgGCCATGTCGTGGTGA
- a CDS encoding hypothetical protein (encoded by transcript TGME49_267530): MSSALRRQRVHASVLGVLRPLPETLASRLRLWNMCDRTPDFQSCCRALQQVSPSLRALCDTPFPAPPFPFFSLAAEADSSPGASPPACKFVFLERAAQCAAEQSAVERQLRAGHTLANSLGPSTAFKASTVSAACGDSAGPGADVSLLLKKVQRQQLQLQALEKSAESWEDVTNLARRQTEWEESRRKKLRAHPDLKRLLTPARRTSDQPPGASSAATAHRHAILGCLYTQMQDLASTLKQRELAALQGRLDSRRYFSAFATAAVSQASGDPSRRPAAGPQKASRLASHCMRATLAAAEAAKTAERLLFPQMHRSSRGAFPGSVQNGAQGTHDEENAPREARASRLPGSAGLLEEGRRSGGNTNEARETGERGEASETQAREVEMTALRADGWRAQRKGRNGEEKDVTGVLLDTEGECGAAASVDLQLLAREERELVEALSTDADVIQEVHAKLTEIVHCMDVFSAKVLEQSEAYTSHFTAKRTQGNPLPALPPVEASVDFSLSLRLRLLSRRRSSIAHAGCMRSFFFF, from the exons ATGTCGTCTGCTCTGAGGCGCcaacgcgtgcatgcgtctgtgcTCGGGGTTCTGCGGCCTCTTCCGGAAACTCTCGCGAGCAGACTGCGCCTCTGGAACATGTGTGACAGAACACCCGACTTCCAGTCCTGCTGCAGGGCCCTGCAGCaggtctctccgtcgctccgCGCTCTGTGTGACACGCCTTTCCCTGCGCCgcctttccccttcttttctctggccGCCGAGGCCGACTCGAGTCCGGGCGCTTCCccgcctgcatgcaaattTGTCTTCCTTGAGCGAGCTGCGCAGTGCGCAGCAGAGCAGAGCGCCGTCGAGCGCCAACTGCGCGCAGGCCACACGCTCGCAAACTCTCTCGGCCCTTCAACCGCCTTCAAGgcctccactgtctctgcagcgtgTGGGGACTCTGCGGGTCCAGGCGCAgatgtttctctcctgctgaAGAAGGTGCAGCGCCAGCAGCTGCAGTTGCAGGCTCTGGAGAAGTCAGCGGAGTCGTGGGAGGACGTGACGAATTtggcgaggaggcagacggaGTGGGAGGAGTCGCGGCGCAAGAAACTTCGCGCCCATCCGGACCTGAAACGCCTTCTCACGCCCGCACGCCGCACGAGCGACCAGCCCCCCGGGGCTTCCTCGGCGGCCACCGCGCACCGCCACGCCATCCttgggtgtctgtacactcaAATGCAGGACCTGGCAAGCACGTTGAAGCAGCGGGAGCTGGCGGCGCTGCAGGGACGACTGGACAGTCGCAGATActtttctgctttcgcgACTGCGGCCGTCTCCCAGGCGTCGGGAGATCCTTCTCGGCGGCCGGCGGCTGGCCCACAGAAGGCCTCCCGCCTCGCCagtcactgcatgcgtgcgaCGCTCGCGGCAGCAGAAGCTGCCAAGACAGCCGAGAGGCTTCTGTTTCCCCAGATGCACAGGTCCTCGCGGGGTGCATTTCCAGGGTCTGTCCAGAACGGCGCGCAGGGGACacacgacgaagaaaacgccccgcgagaggcgcgcgcgtctcgcctcccAGGCTCTGCAGGTCTTTTGGAggaggggagacgcagcggcGGAAACACGAACGAGGCTcgagaaactggagagcgaggcgaggcGTCTGAGACACAGGCGCGGGAGGTCGAAATGACCGCGCTGAGAGCAGACGGCTGGAGAGCtcaaaggaaaggaagaaatggtgaggagaaagacgtgACAGGAGTGCTGCTAGACACAGAGGGGGAATGTGGAGCGGCCGCGTCAGTGGAcctgcagctgctcgcgagagaagagcgggagcTCGTCGAGGCGCTCtcgacagacgcagacgtGATTCAAGAAGTCCACGCAAAGTTGACGGAAATCGTGCACTGCATGGACGTTTTCAGCGCCAAAGTCCTCGAACAGTCCGAGGCCT ACACCTCGCACTTCACAGCGAAACGGACGCAAGGGAACCCTCTTCCCGCGCTTCCCCCAGTCGAAGCCTCTGTCgacttctcgctttctctgcggcTGCGGCTCCTCTCCCGACGGCGCTCTTCGATTGCCCACGCGGGGTGTatgcgttctttcttttttttctga
- a CDS encoding anaphase promoting complex subunit 11, putative (encoded by transcript TGME49_267520): MESASPEAADKRQFPAGSANDLLLLRAASLSPHSRVRVRHVHFVGGWRWAGVPPDEKCGICSNAFEVHCSACDRPGEACPPAFGACGHVFHLHCIGTWLSREDALRESQANCPLCRRPWRFKTANEASSSESDMQQNGLLGSPS, translated from the exons ATGgagtctgcgtctccagaggCAGCGGACAAGAGACAGTTCCCGGCTGGCTCCGCGAACGacttgctgctgctgcgcgcCGCAAGTCTCTCGCCCCACAGTCGCGTAAGAGTCCGGCACGTCCACTTCGTGGGCGGCTGGAGATGGGCAGGGGTGCCTCCCGACGAGAAGTGTGGCATCTGCAGCAACGCCTTCGAAGTTCACTgcagtgcatgcgacagACCTGGCGAGGCCTGTCCCCCGGCCTTCGGCGCGTGCGGGCACGTCTTCCATCTCCACTGCATCG GCACGTGGCTGAGTCGCGAAGACGCCCTTCGCGAGAGCCAGGCAAACTGTCCTCTCTGCAGGCGTCCCTGGCGTTTCAAAACTGCAAACGAAGCTTCTTCCAGTGAAAGCGACATGCAGCAAAATGGACTTCTGGGTTCCCCGTCTTGA